A genome region from Nitrospira sp. includes the following:
- a CDS encoding DUF4340 domain-containing protein — translation MARYWPTLILAGIVAGLGLYLYLVELPDQRTEVATATQAKQILPFTEAQITTVTVRGQSGEVVLSQTPGHPWTITAPIQADADQRQVQALIRALVMGTVSRLVETHPASLTPFGLDHPSTIVTLAAGNKQETLSIGDAGPLSSTLYVLRTSDEAVLLTDLAPKDFLNRTLLSFRRKELLQFNQQETEQVRLTYPSTEIVLHALDEKPKKKWKIRYPIEAEGDRIEVQALLFRLEDLKALAIVDQGPERERLAPMLTKPKVKVTLSAAGADHVVRLFQPDPTSGEAYAQTTSDGPIYKISPSSIKDLTKDLFTLQDKRLLGVEIGDIAMLSIKTREEQYVLIHERNEWVLEDQPTEKLRQDVADLLVSRIVNLPAEERVLKQAGPLAPYGLVAPSAEFVATGKDGRVAGRLAMGNQVGGLVYAIGHRIPGIFQVRPDLLKQIPSRLALLGQAQGSPP, via the coding sequence ATGGCGCGCTACTGGCCGACGCTCATACTCGCAGGCATCGTCGCAGGACTTGGACTGTACCTCTATCTGGTCGAACTCCCCGACCAACGCACCGAAGTCGCCACCGCAACCCAAGCCAAACAGATTCTGCCGTTCACAGAGGCACAGATTACGACCGTGACAGTTCGCGGCCAATCCGGCGAGGTCGTGTTGTCCCAAACACCAGGCCACCCCTGGACCATCACCGCACCCATTCAAGCCGACGCCGATCAGCGGCAAGTGCAGGCCTTGATCCGTGCGCTGGTCATGGGAACGGTCTCCCGCTTGGTCGAAACACATCCGGCCTCGTTGACGCCATTTGGCCTCGACCACCCGTCAACGATCGTCACCCTGGCCGCAGGCAACAAACAGGAAACGCTGTCGATCGGCGACGCTGGCCCCCTGTCCTCAACCCTCTATGTCCTAAGAACGTCCGACGAGGCCGTACTCCTGACGGATCTGGCGCCGAAAGACTTTCTGAACAGAACCCTGCTCTCCTTCCGCCGCAAGGAACTGTTGCAGTTTAATCAGCAAGAGACAGAGCAAGTGCGCCTGACCTACCCGTCGACAGAAATCGTGCTCCACGCCCTAGACGAAAAACCCAAAAAGAAATGGAAAATCCGCTATCCAATCGAAGCGGAGGGGGACCGCATCGAGGTCCAAGCCCTCCTCTTCCGCTTGGAAGATCTGAAGGCGTTGGCGATCGTCGATCAAGGGCCGGAGCGGGAGAGGCTCGCGCCCATGCTGACCAAACCTAAAGTGAAGGTCACCCTGAGTGCTGCCGGGGCAGACCACGTGGTTCGCCTTTTCCAACCCGATCCAACCAGCGGGGAAGCCTACGCCCAAACCACATCGGACGGCCCGATCTATAAAATCAGCCCCTCATCTATCAAAGATCTGACCAAGGATCTCTTTACGCTCCAGGACAAGCGACTGCTCGGAGTGGAGATCGGCGATATCGCCATGCTCTCGATCAAAACCCGTGAAGAGCAATATGTGCTCATCCACGAGCGCAACGAATGGGTGCTCGAAGATCAGCCGACAGAGAAGCTCCGCCAGGACGTTGCGGACCTGCTCGTCAGTCGCATCGTGAATCTGCCTGCGGAAGAACGTGTCCTGAAACAAGCCGGGCCGCTGGCCCCCTATGGCCTCGTGGCTCCGTCGGCTGAATTCGTGGCCACAGGGAAAGACGGTCGCGTCGCCGGCCGCCTCGCGATGGGCAATCAAGTCGGCGGACTCGTCTATGCCATCGGTCATCGAATTCCAGGGATATTCCAGGTGCGACCCGACTTACTCAAACAAATTCCCTCTCGACTCGCACTCCTCGGCCAGGCTCAGGGGTCACCCCCCTAA
- a CDS encoding DUF4350 domain-containing protein, protein MEMTRRPLPIGAIGTGLAIAGVIAYSLVPDKLWLVTLLEGLALASLIWAFAIHFERLKNFSSQRSTRMGANSALMVALFVTILAIVNFLAARHSIRWDFSENQNYTLAPETYRVLRNLTRDISITVFTREKDPGYQAYKERLDSYRQASSKLTVQFIDPERQPKVAQNYGITRTDIAIFESGPQSVRITSPAEVEITGALVRVSKDTKKRVVFLEGHGERSLDDTDRGGLALTKEVLQKQGYDIGTVTLLQESAVPDHTDVLIIAGPRRAITKEEKERIQAYVAKGGHLLVMVDPDTQSNMDDLLKVWGLELGAGVLVDLQDRLAQGDLTALLVRTFTDHEITHELTAAVLFPLARHLTFQEEQGKDWEYVPLARTSPRSWAETDMKGRVVSYTEKEDVQGPLALAAALTPKQAPEEGKPRPAVVVVGNSAFASNGFINFVGNSDFFQRTVGWLSEERDLISLTPKDPAVRPFTPNPLQERILLYVQVILLPAMTVLCGLLVWRKRRRL, encoded by the coding sequence ATGGAAATGACTCGGCGCCCCCTTCCCATCGGTGCGATCGGAACAGGCCTGGCCATTGCCGGAGTGATCGCCTATTCCCTGGTGCCCGACAAGCTGTGGCTCGTGACCCTCCTAGAAGGATTGGCCCTCGCCTCCTTGATTTGGGCCTTCGCCATTCACTTCGAGCGCCTCAAAAACTTTTCCTCCCAACGATCGACCCGCATGGGTGCCAACAGCGCGCTGATGGTCGCGCTCTTTGTGACCATTCTTGCGATCGTCAACTTTCTCGCTGCCCGACACTCGATCCGCTGGGACTTCTCAGAAAACCAGAACTATACGCTTGCGCCGGAAACGTATCGCGTCCTTCGCAACCTCACCAGGGATATCAGCATCACGGTGTTCACCAGGGAAAAGGATCCCGGGTACCAGGCCTACAAGGAACGCCTCGACAGTTATCGGCAAGCCAGTTCCAAGCTGACCGTCCAATTCATCGACCCCGAGCGCCAGCCGAAAGTTGCACAAAACTACGGCATCACTCGAACTGATATCGCCATCTTTGAAAGCGGCCCGCAATCCGTTCGGATTACGTCACCGGCTGAAGTGGAGATTACCGGGGCGCTCGTCCGCGTGTCCAAAGACACCAAGAAGCGGGTGGTGTTCCTGGAAGGGCACGGGGAGCGAAGTCTCGACGATACCGACCGCGGCGGGCTAGCCCTGACGAAAGAAGTGCTGCAGAAGCAAGGGTATGACATCGGCACCGTCACCTTGCTGCAGGAATCCGCAGTGCCTGACCACACCGACGTCCTGATCATTGCCGGCCCTCGTCGAGCGATCACCAAAGAAGAGAAGGAGCGCATCCAGGCCTACGTCGCCAAGGGGGGACACCTCCTGGTGATGGTCGATCCCGACACGCAATCCAACATGGACGACCTGTTGAAAGTCTGGGGACTGGAACTGGGAGCTGGGGTCCTCGTCGATCTACAAGACCGCCTGGCGCAAGGGGATCTGACGGCCCTCTTGGTCCGCACCTTTACCGATCACGAAATCACCCATGAGCTAACGGCTGCCGTATTGTTTCCCCTGGCACGCCATCTGACCTTCCAGGAGGAACAAGGCAAAGATTGGGAGTATGTTCCGCTCGCACGCACCTCGCCCCGCAGTTGGGCCGAAACCGACATGAAAGGGCGCGTCGTCAGCTACACCGAAAAGGAAGACGTACAAGGCCCTCTCGCGCTGGCTGCAGCCTTGACCCCCAAGCAGGCGCCCGAGGAAGGCAAACCGCGCCCCGCCGTCGTGGTCGTCGGAAACTCTGCGTTTGCCAGCAACGGATTTATCAATTTCGTGGGCAACAGCGATTTCTTTCAACGCACGGTGGGATGGCTCTCGGAAGAACGGGATCTCATTTCCCTCACCCCCAAAGACCCCGCCGTACGCCCCTTTACCCCTAACCCGCTCCAGGAACGCATTCTGCTTTATGTTCAGGTGATTCTGCTCCCAGCCATGACTGTGCTTTGCGGTCTGCTGGTCTGGCGGAAACGGCGTCGTTTGTAA
- a CDS encoding ABC transporter permease subunit, whose translation MPPVQAIIAKELRSYFVSPIVYVVGGVFLLTFGFLAYLYIVFTGAQAIQLMQMQGGTAQINLNDLVFRNLFASMRFVLLLILPILTMRLLAEERKLRTFEFLMTAPVRVVEIIVGKFISVYLVFIGMLLLTTLVPLTLALFSDFDWYPVLTGYLGMTLLGGFFLAVGLFASSITENQIVAAFTSFGLLLMCWLLAGLGSLLGDTPAGHVVSYLSFMEHFDHLVRGLVDTKDLVYYISGTVFMLFLAHRVVDSSRWK comes from the coding sequence ATGCCACCTGTCCAAGCCATCATCGCCAAAGAACTGCGCTCATACTTCGTCTCTCCGATCGTGTACGTCGTTGGCGGAGTATTCCTGTTGACCTTCGGCTTCCTGGCCTACCTCTATATTGTGTTTACCGGCGCCCAAGCCATTCAGTTGATGCAGATGCAGGGTGGCACCGCACAAATCAACTTGAACGATCTGGTCTTCCGCAATCTCTTTGCCAGCATGCGGTTCGTGCTACTGTTGATCCTCCCCATTCTCACTATGCGCCTCCTGGCAGAGGAACGAAAACTACGGACCTTCGAGTTTTTAATGACCGCCCCGGTGCGGGTCGTCGAGATCATCGTCGGAAAATTTATCAGCGTGTACCTGGTGTTTATCGGGATGCTGCTCCTGACCACCTTGGTCCCGCTCACCCTGGCCCTCTTTAGCGATTTCGACTGGTATCCCGTGCTCACCGGATACCTCGGCATGACGCTCCTCGGAGGATTCTTCCTGGCCGTCGGGCTCTTCGCCTCCTCCATCACTGAGAATCAAATCGTGGCCGCGTTTACCAGCTTCGGCCTGCTCCTGATGTGTTGGTTACTAGCTGGCCTCGGCTCACTCCTTGGTGACACGCCAGCCGGGCATGTGGTCTCATACCTCTCTTTTATGGAACACTTCGATCATCTGGTCCGAGGATTGGTCGACACGAAAGATCTCGTGTATTACATCAGCGGCACGGTCTTCATGTTGTTCCTCGCCCACCGAGTAGTGGATTCGTCACGATGGAAATGA
- a CDS encoding ABC transporter ATP-binding protein, protein MIEVCNITKRYGNLTAIDRVTFRVDKGEVLAFLGPNGAGKTTTMRILTSFIPATEGTAQVAGFDCAEQPEEVKKRIGYLPETPPVYQELTVSEYLSFVGRLRGLSGADLTTGMDRVMERLSLGSVRRRLIANLSRGYRQRVGLAQALIHDPPVLILDEPTVGLDPKQIIEIRELIKSLAGSHSVILSTHILPEATAVCQRVVIISGGRIVAEDTPDQLSARLRRSEKISVTLKAPPANILERFREVAGVEHVLTTPDPQTVLLECALGIDIREEVARFTVGQNWGLLEMKPVSMTLEDVFLKLTQREDGLPKTDDTAETERH, encoded by the coding sequence ATGATCGAAGTTTGCAACATCACAAAACGGTATGGAAACCTGACTGCGATCGACCGGGTCACCTTTCGTGTCGACAAAGGTGAGGTGTTGGCCTTCCTCGGCCCGAATGGCGCAGGAAAAACGACCACCATGCGGATTCTGACTTCCTTTATTCCCGCAACGGAAGGGACGGCACAGGTCGCAGGGTTCGACTGCGCGGAGCAACCGGAGGAGGTGAAAAAGCGAATCGGCTATCTGCCCGAGACGCCGCCGGTGTATCAAGAGCTCACCGTCTCCGAATACCTCTCCTTTGTAGGAAGACTCCGCGGACTCAGTGGCGCAGACCTGACCACTGGCATGGATCGTGTCATGGAACGGCTTTCTCTGGGATCTGTCCGCCGGCGACTCATCGCCAATCTGTCTCGCGGGTATCGCCAACGTGTCGGCCTTGCCCAAGCGCTGATTCACGATCCGCCGGTGCTGATCCTGGATGAACCTACGGTCGGGCTCGATCCAAAACAAATTATTGAAATCAGGGAATTGATCAAGAGCCTGGCAGGCTCTCATTCGGTGATATTAAGCACACACATTCTTCCTGAGGCCACGGCCGTCTGTCAGCGCGTGGTGATCATCAGTGGCGGTCGGATTGTCGCCGAAGACACGCCCGACCAATTGTCTGCCCGCCTCCGACGGTCGGAAAAGATCAGCGTGACCCTCAAGGCCCCGCCGGCAAATATCCTCGAGCGTTTTCGCGAGGTCGCCGGGGTTGAGCATGTCCTGACCACGCCCGATCCCCAAACGGTCCTCCTCGAATGCGCCCTGGGTATAGATATCCGAGAGGAAGTGGCACGCTTTACGGTCGGACAGAATTGGGGGTTGCTTGAAATGAAACCGGTCTCCATGACCTTGGAGGACGTCTTCCTGAAACTGACGCAGCGCGAAGACGGTCTCCCGAAAACCGACGACACCGCGGAAACGGAACGACACTAA
- a CDS encoding septal ring lytic transglycosylase RlpA family protein encodes MNSRNPSRHKARYTVIPLATCLLLSACSALPKGDLTLDLGIKDRGVASWYGKEFHGKLAANGEVFDMTAYTAAHRKLPLGTVVRVVNLSNGKTVHVRINDRGPYVAGRMLDLSQAAARELGMVEVGTTAVQIEVIGDHRPVTQIPATKIPTVAGMLLNTDTRVVKQHRRPDDGFERPAVPVRLMPQEALYVRRERRIGSMLAADHTAHNTVPVLILS; translated from the coding sequence ATGAACTCCCGGAACCCTTCCCGTCATAAGGCCCGATATACGGTGATTCCCCTGGCTACCTGTCTGCTCCTCAGTGCCTGTTCTGCGTTACCGAAAGGTGACCTCACGTTGGACCTTGGTATCAAGGATCGGGGTGTGGCCTCCTGGTATGGCAAGGAGTTTCACGGGAAACTCGCCGCGAATGGGGAAGTTTTCGATATGACCGCCTACACTGCGGCTCATCGTAAGTTACCGTTAGGCACGGTGGTTCGTGTGGTCAATTTGTCCAACGGAAAGACTGTTCACGTTCGAATTAATGATCGAGGGCCATATGTGGCAGGCCGTATGCTGGATCTTTCGCAGGCTGCGGCTCGCGAGTTAGGCATGGTCGAAGTGGGTACGACTGCCGTGCAAATCGAGGTGATTGGAGATCATCGCCCGGTCACGCAGATTCCCGCGACGAAGATTCCGACGGTGGCCGGAATGTTATTGAATACGGACACGCGGGTCGTGAAGCAACATCGTCGCCCTGATGACGGGTTTGAGCGCCCCGCCGTTCCTGTAAGACTGATGCCACAGGAAGCGCTCTATGTGAGGCGTGAGCGCCGCATCGGCAGCATGTTGGCGGCCGACCATACGGCTCACAACACCGTCCCTGTCCTCATCCTGTCCTAG
- a CDS encoding HEAT repeat domain-containing protein, whose amino-acid sequence MEHAGEKEEQAQAVSPVGQVADDTLTDQVSDQLAASLESSAEAQDLTDPMQEVILEEELVKDEIDIQIDLLKDPDWVVRREAAITLGEMGDERCVAPLAGALRDGDWQVREVAIEGIGQIGSPAVDVLLKLLRDWDVRKSAIVALGKIRDERVLEPLMQQLRNDEFMEDATDALVNLGEPALPGLIKALKDKEELVRKQAVIALGRIKSPEAIDPLIEMLQNKDWFTRLTAAAALEAIGDDRGREAIKPLLKDSDMVVKMRVERILAKWKKQPATV is encoded by the coding sequence ATGGAACATGCTGGTGAAAAAGAAGAACAGGCCCAGGCTGTTTCCCCGGTTGGCCAAGTCGCGGATGACACGTTGACCGATCAGGTCTCGGACCAACTGGCTGCGTCACTGGAGTCTTCGGCGGAGGCTCAAGACCTCACCGATCCCATGCAAGAAGTGATTCTTGAGGAGGAGCTGGTCAAGGACGAGATCGATATTCAGATCGATCTCCTGAAGGATCCTGATTGGGTGGTCAGACGAGAAGCTGCCATTACGCTCGGGGAGATGGGCGACGAACGTTGTGTGGCGCCGCTTGCTGGGGCACTTCGAGACGGTGATTGGCAGGTGCGGGAAGTGGCGATTGAGGGAATCGGACAGATCGGTTCTCCCGCCGTTGACGTGCTGCTCAAGTTGCTGCGCGACTGGGACGTGCGGAAGTCTGCCATCGTGGCGTTGGGAAAAATTCGTGATGAGCGGGTGCTCGAGCCGCTCATGCAACAGCTCAGAAATGACGAATTCATGGAGGATGCCACCGATGCATTGGTCAACCTTGGGGAGCCTGCGCTGCCCGGGCTGATCAAGGCGTTGAAGGACAAAGAGGAATTGGTGCGGAAGCAAGCGGTGATCGCGCTGGGGCGGATTAAGTCCCCGGAGGCCATCGATCCGTTGATCGAGATGCTGCAAAATAAGGACTGGTTTACTCGACTGACGGCTGCCGCAGCGCTCGAGGCGATCGGCGATGATCGGGGTCGCGAAGCGATCAAGCCGTTGTTGAAGGACAGCGATATGGTGGTCAAGATGCGGGTCGAACGCATTCTTGCAAAGTGGAAGAAGCAGCCGGCTACTGTATAG
- a CDS encoding HEAT repeat domain-containing protein, whose translation MTFYQAADYARVLELLQQVQPGQEPGLGMLRYGIMSHLKLGKPEEALKLYTKLVANNRPDEPALLRDVARSFIVTRVRDTQEHVRIAAYTALADMGESDTLPILEDGLLDSSALVRARAAEAIGRAGLAGRSSALKRALRDEAPGVRIAAINALSDAKVAGITDQLTEIARVDEGPESIFAFAGLYKLGRTDVLTDISNAVTLPDPEVRMAALGILGRLRRPASLSILSQAVYDPHPAVRAFAAGALGEFGRPEGLAPLTHALSDENPRVRSVAASSLGRLGSAEARSVVQPLLRDPDEHVRISAVEALLRLGDAGAVLHAADLARHPDPSIRGGAAHALAAATTANAVTILESLLRDQQPLPRLMAARSLGKLQQKALLTPLKSGLQDSDPTVRIASAGSLIQVLSRKDKPGSAR comes from the coding sequence ATGACCTTCTACCAAGCCGCTGACTACGCCCGCGTCTTGGAGCTACTTCAGCAGGTCCAACCTGGCCAAGAGCCGGGTCTAGGCATGCTCCGGTATGGCATCATGAGTCACCTCAAGCTTGGAAAGCCTGAGGAGGCGTTGAAGCTCTATACCAAACTCGTCGCGAACAATCGACCCGACGAACCAGCGTTGCTACGGGACGTCGCTCGAAGCTTTATTGTCACCCGCGTCCGTGACACTCAGGAACATGTCCGCATTGCTGCCTATACAGCATTGGCCGACATGGGAGAGAGTGACACGTTACCGATCCTTGAGGATGGCCTACTGGATTCGTCGGCGCTCGTGCGCGCTCGTGCCGCTGAGGCCATTGGACGAGCTGGTCTGGCCGGACGTTCCTCGGCGCTTAAACGAGCGCTACGTGATGAAGCTCCCGGAGTTCGTATCGCAGCGATTAATGCGCTAAGTGATGCCAAAGTCGCCGGCATTACCGATCAACTCACCGAAATCGCCCGCGTGGATGAGGGCCCCGAATCCATCTTTGCCTTCGCGGGCCTCTACAAGCTCGGACGAACGGATGTCCTAACTGACATCTCTAACGCCGTCACGCTCCCAGATCCTGAAGTCCGCATGGCAGCATTGGGGATACTTGGACGATTACGCCGTCCCGCCAGCCTGTCTATCCTGAGCCAAGCCGTCTACGATCCCCATCCTGCCGTCCGGGCCTTCGCGGCTGGAGCGCTAGGGGAGTTTGGGAGGCCCGAAGGCCTCGCGCCTCTGACACACGCCCTCAGTGATGAAAACCCACGCGTCCGCAGTGTCGCGGCTTCCAGTCTCGGACGCCTAGGCTCCGCTGAGGCTCGCAGCGTCGTGCAACCACTCTTGCGCGACCCCGATGAACATGTTCGTATCAGCGCCGTCGAAGCCCTCCTTCGTCTTGGTGATGCCGGCGCGGTATTGCACGCCGCAGACCTGGCCCGACATCCCGATCCGTCAATACGTGGTGGTGCAGCCCATGCATTGGCAGCGGCAACAACCGCCAATGCCGTGACCATCCTGGAAAGTTTGCTTCGAGACCAGCAACCGCTCCCGCGCCTCATGGCCGCACGGTCGTTGGGGAAATTGCAACAGAAGGCCCTCCTGACGCCCCTTAAATCTGGCCTCCAAGATTCGGATCCAACGGTGCGCATTGCTTCGGCAGGAAGTCTCATCCAGGTATTGTCTCGAAAAGACAAACCAGGGAGCGCCCGCTAG
- the glgP gene encoding alpha-glucan family phosphorylase, translating to MQAPDHTQPPQDTIPHNLNRLGELARNLWWSWNQPARQLFESIDPTLWFLTHHNPVQLLSGVKPERFATLANDPNFARQYSAVVRGFDEYMSSKNTWAATEFPALQNSPIAYFSAEFGLHISIPIYSGGLGILAGDHCKEASDLGIPLVGIGFMYPQGYFKQRINPEGWQEATYAPFNRHDSPIQQAMTPSGSPCSIKVEIGHRQVTVLVWQVRNGRMSLYLIDTDVPENTPEDRALSARLYGGDQETRLCQEFLLGIGGVRILRALGINPAVWHCNEGHSAFLTLERIREFVTAGRSHAEASDLVRQSTVFTTHTPVPAGHDIFPFHLMDRYFSNYWGQLGLSREEFLRLGETPESAGHGFNMTALAMRLSAHVNGVSREHGRVSRQMWQHLWPGLAQDLVPIRSLTNGIHAPTWISPELSSLYAKYLSPDWAERIDDPTIWQRVTDLPDDALWAVLQTTRRKLMRFIRERARDGWIRGQLQPMQAIARGTLLDPEALTIGFARRFATYKRATLLFRDLERLKQLLHNRWRPVQIVFAGKAHPADEPGRYFIHEVLNFCNDHTLGGHIAFLEDYDMHMAKYLVQGVDIWLNTPRAPLEASGTSGQKAALNGVINLSVLDGWWQEGYNGANGWGIQPLPEGTDTQAQDAHDAEQLFRVLEQEVVPLFYQRDLDGIPRGWLQIVKESIKTVAPRFCTKRMVKEYMRQLYAPATARTPNKW from the coding sequence GTGCAAGCACCCGATCATACACAACCCCCTCAAGATACGATTCCCCACAACCTGAACCGACTCGGAGAGCTGGCCCGCAATCTTTGGTGGAGCTGGAACCAACCGGCACGGCAGCTCTTTGAATCCATCGACCCGACGCTCTGGTTTCTGACCCATCACAACCCCGTGCAGTTGCTCTCCGGGGTGAAACCTGAACGCTTCGCCACATTGGCCAACGACCCAAATTTCGCACGCCAATACTCCGCCGTAGTGCGTGGCTTCGACGAATATATGAGCAGTAAGAACACGTGGGCAGCCACCGAGTTCCCTGCGCTCCAAAATTCTCCAATCGCCTATTTTTCGGCTGAGTTCGGACTCCACATTTCGATTCCCATCTATAGCGGCGGACTCGGCATCCTGGCTGGGGACCATTGCAAGGAAGCCAGCGACCTGGGTATTCCCCTCGTCGGTATCGGGTTCATGTACCCACAAGGGTACTTCAAGCAGCGGATCAACCCGGAGGGGTGGCAGGAAGCCACCTATGCGCCTTTCAATCGGCATGATTCGCCGATTCAGCAGGCCATGACGCCGAGCGGCAGCCCCTGCTCCATCAAAGTCGAGATCGGCCATCGCCAAGTCACGGTCCTCGTCTGGCAAGTGCGCAACGGGCGGATGTCCCTCTATCTGATCGACACGGATGTGCCCGAAAACACCCCGGAAGATCGCGCCCTCTCCGCACGACTCTACGGCGGAGATCAAGAGACCAGGCTCTGCCAGGAATTTTTGTTGGGAATCGGCGGCGTGCGTATCCTGCGCGCACTGGGTATCAATCCCGCCGTCTGGCACTGCAATGAAGGCCATTCGGCCTTCCTCACCCTGGAACGGATCCGCGAATTCGTCACTGCCGGTCGCAGCCACGCCGAAGCGAGCGACTTAGTCCGTCAGAGCACGGTCTTCACCACGCATACCCCCGTTCCCGCCGGACACGATATTTTCCCCTTTCATCTAATGGACCGCTACTTCAGCAACTATTGGGGTCAACTGGGACTCTCCAGAGAAGAGTTCCTGCGGCTGGGCGAAACCCCTGAAAGCGCAGGGCATGGCTTCAACATGACCGCCCTTGCGATGCGCCTCTCAGCCCACGTCAACGGTGTCAGCCGTGAACACGGGCGAGTCTCCCGACAAATGTGGCAACACTTATGGCCTGGCCTGGCGCAGGATCTCGTCCCCATCCGCAGCCTGACCAACGGCATCCACGCGCCGACCTGGATCTCCCCGGAGTTGAGCTCTCTCTATGCCAAATATCTCAGTCCTGACTGGGCGGAACGGATCGATGACCCCACCATCTGGCAACGGGTCACGGACCTGCCGGATGACGCCCTGTGGGCCGTTCTGCAAACGACGCGGCGAAAACTCATGCGGTTTATTCGCGAACGGGCGCGGGACGGCTGGATTCGCGGCCAACTCCAACCCATGCAAGCGATCGCCCGAGGAACGCTGCTAGACCCGGAAGCCCTCACGATCGGATTTGCCCGACGGTTTGCGACCTACAAACGCGCAACCCTGCTCTTCCGTGACCTGGAGCGGCTCAAGCAACTGCTCCACAATCGATGGAGACCGGTCCAAATCGTATTTGCCGGCAAAGCCCATCCAGCCGACGAACCAGGCCGATACTTCATCCACGAGGTTCTGAATTTCTGCAACGATCACACCCTCGGCGGACATATTGCCTTCTTGGAAGACTACGATATGCACATGGCGAAGTACCTGGTCCAGGGTGTCGACATCTGGCTCAACACACCAAGAGCCCCGCTCGAGGCGAGCGGCACCAGCGGCCAAAAGGCCGCGCTCAACGGGGTGATTAATCTGAGCGTGCTCGATGGGTGGTGGCAGGAGGGCTACAACGGCGCCAACGGATGGGGCATTCAACCCCTGCCTGAGGGCACAGACACCCAGGCGCAGGACGCACACGATGCCGAACAGCTATTTCGTGTATTGGAACAAGAGGTCGTCCCGCTGTTCTACCAACGCGACTTGGACGGCATTCCGCGTGGCTGGCTGCAGATCGTCAAAGAGAGCATTAAAACCGTGGCCCCACGCTTCTGCACCAAACGGATGGTCAAAGAATACATGAGGCAGCTCTATGCACCGGCCACCGCGCGCACCCCGAACAAGTGGTAG